From one Pristis pectinata isolate sPriPec2 chromosome 12, sPriPec2.1.pri, whole genome shotgun sequence genomic stretch:
- the LOC127576526 gene encoding zinc finger protein OZF-like, which yields MDTCIMDNLWKCGDCGKGFSYPSQLDIHLRSHTGERPFTCSECGKGFTHLSQLDDHQLIHTNTVPFRCPACKKSFKSRNHLLKHQYTHTRERPFMCSVCGDRFTKSSHLLTHQHTHTGEKPFTCSFCGKGFTLSFHLLRHQYTHAGERPFTCFLCEKGFAHSSALQEHQLTHDEESLFICPDCGKSFRSSETLIRHQLVHADEGPLSCSYPGKTFRQSFKVISHQHTQAMERTFTCSVPGEEVTQFPHLVRPQCTPTGKRQHMVTVCEKKDAQSSHPLTYQHTLSGESPFTSSLPEKEMAQSSHLHAHREERPFICSVCGKGFTQRSNLLKHHQVHSEYRPYKCSDCGKSFKSKQEVLKHRRIHTGERPFTCSVCGKGFPWSSQLLTHQRVHTGERPFTCSVCGKGFTQSSNLMKHQRVHTGERPFVCPVCGKGFIQSQHLLKHQRVHERLEGLDSASSTTVEHLRANTVG from the coding sequence ATGGACACCTGCATCATGGACAATctgtggaaatgtggagattgtggcAAGGGATTCAGTTACCCATCCCAGCTGGATATTCACTTGCGCagtcacactggggagaggccattcacctgctctgagtgtggaaAGGGATTCACTCACTTATCCCAACTTGACGACCACCAACTTATTCATACTAATACAGTTCCTTTCAGGTGTCCTGCCTGTAAGAAGAGCTTTAAAAGCAGAAATCATTTGCTGAAGCACCAGTATACTCACACTAGAGAGAGGCCATTCATGTGCTCTGTCTGTGGGGACAGATTCACTAAATCGTCTCATCTTCTGACACACCAACACACTCACACTGGAGAGAAGCCGTTTACCTGCTCCTTCTGTGGTAAGGGATTCACTCTTTCATTCCACCTTCTGAGGCACCAGTATACTCAcgctggggagaggccgttcacctgcttcCTGTGTGAGAAGGGATTTGCTCACTCATCTGCTCTCCAAGAACACCAGTTAACGCATGATGAGGAGAGTCTGTTTATTTGTCCTGACTGTGGGAAAAGCTTTAGAAGCTCCGAGACACTGATTAGACACCAGCTTGTGCATGCTGATGAGGGACCACTCAGCTGCTCTTACCCTGGGAAGACGTTCAGACAGTCATTCAAGGTGATTTCTCACCAACACACTCAGGCTATGGAGAGGACATTCACCTGTTCTGTACCTGGGGAAGAAGTCACTCAGTTTCCCCACCTTGTGAGACCACAGTGCACTCCTACTGGGAAGAGGCAACACATGGTCACCGTGTGTGAGAAGAAAGATGCTCAGTCATCCCATCCATTGACATACCAGCACACTCTCAGTGGGGAGAGTCCATTCACCAGCTCCTTGCCTGAGAAGGAAATGGCCCAATCTTCTCACCTGCATGCTCAcagagaggagaggccatttatctgctctgtatgtgggaagggattcactcagagATCCAACCTGCTgaaacaccaccaggttcactcTGAATACAGACCTTACAAATGTTCTGACTGCGGGAAGAGCTTTAAAAGCAAACAAGAAGTACTGAAACACCGACGCATCCACACGGGGGAGAGGCCTTTcacctgctctgtgtgtgggaagggattcccaTGGTCATCCCAACTcctgacacaccagcgagttcatacAGGGGAAAGGCCTTTcacctgctctgtgtgtggaAAAGGATTCACCCAGTCATCAAACCTAATGAAACATCAGCGCGTTCACACTGGTGAGAGACCATTTGTTTGTCctgtgtgtgggaagggattcattcAGTCGCAACATCTGCTGAAGCACCAGCGAGTTCATGAGAGACTGGAAGGGCTGGATTCTGCCAGTAGTACTACTGTGGAACATTTGAGGGCTAACACTGTGGGCTAA